From a single Bryobacter aggregatus MPL3 genomic region:
- a CDS encoding transposase → MPRSARCIEVGLPYHVTQRGSNRQKVFHTIQDRQMYLSLLRTHQKDAAVRVLAYCLMTNHVHFVLVPEREDSLAVLFRRVHGAYAQALNARLGRSGHLWQNRYYSCPMSESHLWMGIRYVEANPVRAAMVDRVEAYRWSSAAVHLSGAADASGVLDLEFGREAGGAIPWRELHSDADRAAEIHLLRRCTYAGRPFGEEAFVERIEEAFQRKWRRWSFEKALGNRALSAG, encoded by the coding sequence ATGCCCAGAAGCGCCAGATGTATTGAAGTCGGATTGCCCTATCACGTGACGCAGCGGGGTAGCAATCGCCAGAAGGTTTTCCATACGATTCAAGATCGACAGATGTATTTGTCTCTGTTACGGACCCACCAGAAGGACGCCGCGGTGCGGGTGCTGGCCTATTGCCTGATGACGAACCATGTTCACTTTGTACTGGTTCCGGAGCGGGAGGATTCGCTGGCTGTGTTGTTTCGCCGGGTGCATGGAGCTTATGCGCAGGCGCTGAATGCGCGGCTGGGGCGCAGTGGGCATCTTTGGCAGAATCGCTACTATTCGTGCCCGATGTCGGAGAGTCATTTGTGGATGGGGATTCGGTATGTGGAGGCGAATCCAGTGCGGGCGGCGATGGTGGATCGTGTGGAGGCGTATCGGTGGTCGAGTGCGGCGGTGCATTTGAGTGGGGCGGCCGATGCGAGCGGGGTTCTGGATCTGGAGTTTGGGCGGGAGGCTGGAGGGGCGATTCCCTGGCGGGAATTGCATTCGGACGCGGATCGGGCGGCGGAGATTCACTTATTGCGCCGATGCACGTATGCTGGTCGGCCGTTCGGGGAGGAGGCGTTCGTGGAGAGAATCGAAGAGGCTTTTCAGCGGAAGTGGAGACGGTGGAGCTTTGAGAAGGCGCTGGGAAACCGCGCGTTGTCAGCGGGTTAG